attgctccaaatgttcgtttacattcctttagaagtccggttTAACGTGTTAGCACGGTcgcaaattagcatctttccgctaagtcgttagcctgcccagtacttcttgttgttgACCGTACttagcggatttcacttattgggggtggtttttggaaccaattatctgcgataaacaagggattactgtaatctcTAAGCAGCCACATTTAAATACTGAACATTAAAGGGATGAGTACTGATGCCTGTGGGACTCCGCAAGTAATTTACCATAATCAGAAGAGGTCACATTGCCACAAAGTGTGTCTTCTCTGAAAGACcgaaatcaaaaacaaaatgctAAGCTTTCATAACCAAGGCAGtcatttttgtcatttccaGCAAGGGTTCAAATTTCCCATGAAGCATCTATGAATTGCAGCTGTCAGTCTAGTATGTGTCTCGTTTGTCAAGCTTTGTGTTTTCATAGTGCTACCCCGTATGGCCAGCTGGAATGTGTTCCACGGGGTAGGCTGGCAAAACAAGTTCACCATGACAGAGTAATTTGAAGCCAGCCAACACTTACACTGTCATACCTGTGTCAAACGCTTCACCGCTCACGTTGCTGAGGGCGCTTACGTCAGCACCCAACCGCACGATTGTTTGACAGCTAAAAGGAAGTGCACCTCTTAATCTCTATTGAAGTTAAGAAATCAAAATGAGTGGGAGTCAGGAATGAGTGATGTTTTAATTCCATCATGAAAGATTCCATTATTTCCGTACCATGCATGACAGTTCTTGCCGTTTTGTGCGAGGGGCTTTGTCTGTTTACTCAAATGTTGTCTTATTTCCTCACAGCCAATAGCAAGAATGTCAGCTGGCTGCTGGGTCGCGACGGAGATGTGGCCGTCATCGTGATCGGGGAAATGGACGAGTTGAGTTCCAAATTCATCTGCTCAGGATTGGGAGAAAAGAAGGCCCCCTGTTCACAAAACAACACAGTGTAAGATACTTATATACAATGTTTAGAGGGGGGTATTTATATTTGACTCTAGGCAAGATTTAAGATCAGTTGTCAAATGTATCTGTTACAGCAATCAAAGCATGTTAAAGACCAGAATAAATGCAGACATCACGGCTGAGAGAGAAAACCTTCCTTCTCGGACACAACCTGGAATTTCCTTGAATTTGAAGGTATGTAAAGGATTAAATAATTGTGGCTGTgtgagaagcaaaaaaaaaaagtcttcttgGGTGCTCTCACCCTGAAAACAAATTCCGTCTGAATCAAactgaaaataaacacaaatatgtTCCGTCGTCACTGCTCAGAACATAATGTTGACATTGAAAAATAACATCAGCTCCAATCAGATTCGCTTTTCAAAACTAACATCCCCCACTGCAAAAAGCCCCGCATGCCATTTTTATCTCTGTGACATAATGGGCTCTTGTGAAGCAGCAATTTAGGCTGGCCGCAAATACATAGTAAAAAAAAGACGGTACATGGCCCGGTGAAAATTTAGTTTGTGCTTTTTGTTAAGCTGCCGATTTTGGAGTTGTTGGTTGCGTTTGTGCTGGTATGGGTGTCCCATTACATGTTCATTTATCTTGGGCATGCAGTCAAGGCCTTCGAGACCTTTTCTGCTGGCCTAATCAGAATAGAATTGTATTGATTTATGTCCTAAAGTCTGTTATATACATTTTAGTGTGCACCTTAGCCTTTACGGGCTATTTCTTTTCCAAACAAATTTCAGCTGGTTTGTGTTAAATGTAATTTGTCCAAAAGCCTCAAACACCTTTAAAATAGCAGTTTTCGTTTTCAACGCTTTTTGCCTTCACAAAGGCGTCAAGGTGAACTTTTCAAGAAAAACTGGACATTGTGAGGACAGGACAGCTGGCTGTCTTATTGCAACTCGTAAAAGATTTTATTTGTCACTCCCAGAGCAGCTTTTTGACTAGCTCTTTGACAACCCAACACAGCTAACAAAAGAGGATGGATTTTGTCTTATAAATAATAAGCATCTCTGGTGAGTATGATGtattttatttgacatttttagtAACACTATAACATAATGCTTATTGTAAACTGCGATAGTGGCGTATAGCAGTTTGGAGTTGATGCGAGAAACTTTTTCTTGCTTTAGTAATTAATTGTATTCCTCAAATATGCGAATTGctccgtttgtcctttatgcaaTATGTAGttataatgtttttattttgtttgtattgttattattattttatgacaTGATAGTGGTGGATTTAAGAGGTCATTTGAAGTGCCCATATCTaaatggagttttttttttttcctcctattAGGCCAAATGTGAGGAGACGAGCACTTTACACCCCCTGGCGGTGAGTTGGCGAATTGACctgatgtcattgtgagtccagTGCTTGGATTGCGTCATTGCCAACCCTCGTGTAATGTCTTTGTTGCACCCACAGGTGTCAGTGAGTGAGCATGCGTCAGCGTCCACAACTGCACACAAGGTACTTGGTGATAAACACACACAGTTTAAAGCTCTTAAGATCTAAATGTTTATGACCATTTGTTATCTATGCAGGgaattgattttaaaaaggCTTTAATGGGGTCTTATCGTATCATTTTGGCTTCCTTGTGAGTAATGGGAAACTGTGGTTAAGCCAGTGGCCCTTTTGCATATCGCCTTTCCCACAGCATTCCTCTTTTCATGCATTGAGCTCTAACAAGAGCCCTTCATAGCTTTCTGCATTTGGAGGAGTTGAACTCAACTGCAAGCCCAAGCTTGGGGAGCTTGACTTTTGCCCTACCTCACTTTTTAATGTTGCATGCAAATGTGTGTAGGTGACACACATATCGatacacacatagacacacacaggcaggagaagctgaagGAGAAGTGGCGAGACGGGATATTTGGGCCGCCCAAGAACAGATGGTTGATGAACTTGATCAGGGAATTAGAGGGACGCGTCACTCGCAGATGGATGGGATTGCGGAAACATCCCCAGAGGTTTTTGGGGCGAGTCGGAACaggagttttttctttttctaaccaCAGAAGCAAACTCTCTCATTTGTTCCTCAACCCGTGCTGATGCATTTATTATGGACACTGAAGGAGACAAGAGTTTGGCAAACCTCAAattcatacttttttttcttatcccGAATGACAAAACTTTGTCCTCATATGACCTCGGTGAATTATAAAGGAGATATTTAAGTAATATTTGAGCAGTCTTTCAAATATTTAGTAAACCTACTTGCTCTTTTGGAGGCTTCCGGAAAGAAAATTGATCGCTTAAATATCACCCAAGTGTAAAATTAGGTTTGCTGCCGCTGCGTCGTAAAGCTTAAAAACCACAACAAcaatgaattgtgtaagcacctTTTAATTTTGATGAAGCATGAAGTGCAGCAGTTCttattttgttattattgtcaaCTCAGGACCGCATTTAGCCATATTACATGCATAAAAACCCAAAGTGGCTTTACTGCTGCAGTTGCAGTGGCTTCTGCAAATTTGTCCATCTGATTAAAAGGCGAGGGAGCAAAATTGTTGATTAAATTGCCGCAAGATGATCGAAAGATGAGCGCGCCCGCTTGATATCCAAGTCGCCTCACAATTTTCTTCCCACACATAATTAAAGCCTTAATCAGTGGTCATCCAACTGTTTGTGTCCTTACCGTCCGTGTGCGCTCATTATTGGAGAGAAGGGCAATTTGATGAGTCATCACAGTGACAGTGATTCAACTGTACGTGAATTAGCTGTCAACACTTGTCATCCTCCAACTTTTTGTCTGATCTTTTTCCCCCTCTGCAGGAAGAGAAGCCCAGGCTTCCCAGGAGAACCAACGCAGTCATTGTGAGGCCGGCCAACGCAAACGTGGCGCCGGGACCCGTCAACGCAAGACCCGAGATCGCAAATCTGAGGCAAGCCAGCGCGGCGCCATCCGAGATGACGGCGGCTTCACGGGACTTGATTCAGGAGTCACGGCAAGTCAAAGGTGAGTGAGCATTGCATCATGGGAAAGGGCACCCGGGGTCAAGATTGTGAGCACTGGAGGGGTTCTCAAGACCTTGCAATGAACCGCGACCTGTCAGACGTTTAATCATAATATTAGGTGGGCAGAGTCCAGTTGCATCTCAAATGATCTTTCCCCACTGAAAAGACTGAAAATGTACTTTATGTAAACTCATACTAATTGACTACAATAATTAAATAGAATGTAAACGGTTTATACAGTCAAGCAGATTCGAAGACGAATTTTACCACTACCGTATGTGATAGTAGTATTGGTCATTTTTtaaagaggataaagaatatatgcctgtgagtattgttaGGTTTCTGCTCAAATATCCAATGCTTTGCAATTATGTAAAGAAAAATGATGACTCATTATGACTGATTGACTGATTATAAATGCGTATTTTTAATAAGTTTAAAttataacaaatattttttatatttagctAACATGTAGttcttaaattaattaaattttgaATATTTATGATGACAAAAATACTTGAAAATATAATATACATATCCGCCATAGTGGCGTTTTAATCCATTTCTAATCGGACAAGCGGATGAAAAGTTAGCTTGCATTCACAATGTAACACCGCAACAACACCATGGTTCCGACCGGAGGTGTAGAGCGAGAGCCGCCTGCGCAAAGGTTTGCCGTAATGCAGCTAGAGAAGGATTTATTTCCTATTTTTTTCCAGCTAATGTGCCGGCCAAATAGTACCTCAGCCTCCCGGAATCTTTATGGAGTGGCAAGTCAATCCGGACCCGCCTGGAGGGAGAAAAAGCGAATAGGACTTGTGATTTGTGATATTTCCGAGCACGCTTTTTTCGGGGTGGGTGTTGTCATGGCTGTGCACGTTTAGATTCACTACGAGAAATTGTAATTGCGGTGGGATTTGTGTGTGAATGTTGAGAGATGGCACTCAACTGAACAAAGTGAATTGAGGAGCCACGCATAATAGCGGTCCTTCGATCCCATGCATGTATTCCCCCCAGTGGCTGTTAGAAGAAATGACGTCCTTGCATTTCTCCCATTGCCCCAATAAAAACAAGATTTCATAAATAGCAGTAAATAGCATGATGAAAGGCTCTTAATTGTCCATAAATAAGTCTGACGTCTATTTGTAACCTGTGATCGGCAGGCAATTAATTCAAGGTAGACCGATAGCTCCTTTTTACATACTTTATCTATGAACAGCAGTAAAAAGGcaaacaatttgaaaacaatTCTGATGGTCAGTTTGAAATTAGCACCATCCAGTGGAAGATTATGATACTGTAGCTAAAAAAGTCCAGTTTGTGTTTCTATTACTAGATCCCTCTGCTGGAGGAATACTCAACCTGCATCACattcatgttattttttttccccctaaactTCTCTGGACAGCAGACACAGTGGAATAGCTGAAAGGCTCAGACAGAGATGTCTGCTATTCATTGGCTTTTCAAGTGTTCAAATAATTCCTGGGAAAAtgatatttacaaaaaaaattacgTATTTATGAAATGGAGTTTACAATTATTTACAGAACTAAAAACAACACCTGACATAAAAAGAATCATGACAGTCCAAAGAAATTGTCTGGACGCATATTTAGAGGAGCTTAGAAGAACAGCTGCCGACTGGAGTTGGTAGACACGCGTCCGACACAGAGCCGGATGAATGTCTCCACTCCGGACAGGGAATACTGAACGAGAAGCCTGTCCTTGACAATGACAGGAAGCTCGTTCCAAGGGGAAGAGGTGGCCGACAACGCTCAATGCCTCAGCTGTTTGTGTTTGCATGCGGGTCGTGACAACCGTTCCTGTTTCCTCCGAGCAGGAAGTGTGACCTGTCACGTGAGCCACGAGTGTCAAAAGACGCCGgggacaaacaaaaaacacttgtTCCGACCACAGGGACAGAAT
The nucleotide sequence above comes from Syngnathus scovelli strain Florida chromosome 15, RoL_Ssco_1.2, whole genome shotgun sequence. Encoded proteins:
- the zgc:100829 gene encoding SH2 domain-containing protein 4A; this encodes MLQQILKDMYIDPDVLEALNEDQKKTLFLKMREEQVRRWKEREEKLEREGERTKPKKANSKNVSWLLGRDGDVAVIVIGEMDELSSKFICSGLGEKKAPCSQNNTVNQSMLKTRINADITAERENLPSRTQPGISLNLKAKCEETSTLHPLAVSVSEHASASTTAHKEEKPRLPRRTNAVIVRPANANVAPGPVNARPEIANLRQASAAPSEMTAASRDLIQESRQVKGAAASEAQSRASSVKVISSSGSTTPSGGRGRVAQLMKTFSVDSGSTSPQAAPRTIKPPLPTKPSHLCVATSSSVR